A genomic segment from Spinacia oleracea cultivar Varoflay chromosome 3, BTI_SOV_V1, whole genome shotgun sequence encodes:
- the LOC110786077 gene encoding uncharacterized protein yields MEGKCIGVCVIAGVLGLSAAVMAFVAEATKIKADQVLYTEEGTCIYPISPSMALGIVASIILLIQQILISGATGCFCCRSNPCPSTCCGIVALISFIFSWLVFIGAFVMLVFGAILNNASTLAKSDTLDDETIGCSIAKSGLFIAAGVLCVISVALGLVAYIALISNEKKTIPRSGVPNVANEDGVATAQPQMPTKVV; encoded by the exons ATGGAAGGAAAATGCATTGGAGTTTGTGTAATTGCTGGTGTTCTTGGTCTATCAGCAGCTGTCATGGCCTTTGTTGCCGAGGCTACCAAGATTAAG GCTGATCAAGTACTATATACCGAGGAAGGGACTTGTATATATCCAATTAGTCCATCAATGGCATTGGGCATAGTTGCTTCaatcattcttttgattcagcAAATACTCATTAGTGGTGCAACTGGATGTTTTTGTTGCAGAAGCAACCCTTGTCCTTCAACTTGTTGTGGCATAGTTGCTCTTATTAGCTTTATCTTCTCTTG GTTGGTATTCATTGGAGCATTTGTAATGCTGGTTTTTGGGGCCATTCTCAACAATGCTAGCACCCTCGCAAAGAGTGACACTCTCGACGACGAGACTATCGGCTGCAGCATTGCGAAGTCCGGCCTTTTCATTGCGGCGGGTGTGTTGTGCGTCATCAGTGTCGCCCTCGGCCTCGTAGCTTACATAGCCTTGATTTCTAACGAGAAGAAGACTATTCCCAGGAGTGGTGTTCCAAATGTTGCTAACGAGGATGGTGTTGCTACTGCACAGCCACAAATGCCAACAAAGGTGGtgtaa
- the LOC110786076 gene encoding GPN-loop GTPase QQT2, whose amino-acid sequence METDSKMQDAATNASENATSTASSSSGKGKESEEMMQSMEKLQIDESSSSSDFKRKPVVIIVVGMAGSGKTTFMRQLVYHTHASQLRSYVINLDPAVATLPFGANIDIRDTVKYKEVMKQFNLGPNGGILTSLNLFATKFDEVISVVESRADQLDYVLVDTPGQIEIFTWSASGAIITEAFASTFPTVIAYVVDTPRSSNPNTFMSNMLYACSILYKTRLPLILAFNKTDIAQHQFALEWMEDFEAFHAALENDESYTSTLSRSLSLVLDEFYKNLKSTGVSALSGTGMNEFLKAVDGSAEEFMETYKADLDKRRAEKQRLEEDRRRGNMEKLRKDMQKSKGETVVLSTGLKDKAAGSKSMLAGEDIEEEDEDEDEYERSSEEEEDMIDDDDDDDEDEEVTGNTGFPF is encoded by the exons ATGGAAACTGATTCAAAGATGCAAGACGCGGCCACAAATGCTTCTGAAAATGCGACTTCTACCGCGTCGTCTTCTAGCGGAAAG GGCAAGGAAAGTGAGGAGATGATGCAGTCAATGGAGAAGTTGCAGATTGATGAATCGTCCTCGTCGTCAGACTTCAAGCGAAAACCTGTTGTTATCATTGTTGTTGGAATGGCAG GAAGTGGAAAGACGACATTTATGCGTCAGCTGGTTTACCATACACACGCTTCACAGCTTCGCAGTTATGTGATTAATCTCGATCCAGCTGTTGCGACCCTTCCTTTTGGTGCAAATATTGATATAAGGGACACTGTCAAGTATAAGGAAGTTATGAAGCAGTTCAACTTAGGTCCCAATGGAGGAATTTTAACATCACTGAATTTGTTTGCTACAAAGTTTGACGAG GTTATTTCAGTTGTTGAGAGTAGAGCTGACCAGCTTGATTACGTGCTGGTGGACACACCTGGGCAGATTGAGATATTTACTTGGTCTGCATCTGGGGCCATAATTACAGAAGCCTTTGCATCTACTTTCCCTACTGTGATAGCTTACGTAGTCGATACCCCTCGTTCTTCAAACCCAAATACGTTCATGAGTAATATGCTATACGCTTGTAGCATTCTTTACAAGACACGGCTGCCTCTCATATTGGCATTTAACAAGACAGATATAGCTCAACACCAGTTTGCTTTGGAG TGGATGGAAGATTTTGAGGCATTTCATGCAGCCCTTGAGAATGATGAGTCCTACACTTCGACCTTGAGTCGTAGTCTATCTCTTGTCCTTGATGAATTCTATAAAAACCTAAAATCAACTGGAGTTTCTGCTCTTTCTGGCACTGGGATGAACGAGTTCCTGAAGGCTGTCGACGGTAGTGCCGAAGAATTCATGGAGACTTACAA GGCTGACCTCGATAAAAGACGGGCAGAGAAGCAACGATTGGAGGAAGATCGGCGCCGAGGAAACATGGAAAAGCTTAGGAAGGATATGCAGAAGTCTAAAGGTGAAACAGTGGTTTTGAGCACTGGTTTGAAGGACAAAGCGGCTGGCAGCAAAAGCATGTTGGCAGGGGAGGACAtcgaggaagaagatgaagatgaagatgaataTGAGAGGTCTAGTGAGGAGGAAGAAGATATgatagatgatgatgatgatgatgatgaagatgaagaggtTACTGGCAATACTGGGTTTCCTTTCTGA
- the LOC110786049 gene encoding uncharacterized protein, which produces MMDGKTIATSLVIGILGLISTAIDFAFEFLPLHTQARLFYFACVDESCMKYECKYFRSPGFYMVVAAIVCVTLALIIFSISAQCGCCRVPYSSSSTKSSTIVSFVICWLECLTAIILFLIAGAKQYGIRISKIGGNDTSQWMRGTGSCFKVKRLFGVAAGLTCISIGVGIRIYIIVVSETYKIRNQTTNDITERTTLSNNSLSRQVEA; this is translated from the exons ATGATGGATGGCAAGACTATTGCGACAAGCCTTGTTATCGGAATTTTGGGTTTGATATCAACGGCGATTGATTTTGCTTTCGAGTTCTTGCCTCTCCATACTCAG GCTCGTCTGTTCTACTTCGCCTGTGTGGATGAATCATGTATGAAATACGAGTGCAAATACTTTCGAAGTCCAGGGTTTTATATGGTGGTTGCTGCAATAGTTTGTGTCACATTGGCACTAATTATTTTTAGCATATCAGCTCAGTGTGGGTGTTGCCGTGTACCTTATTCATCCTCCTCTACCAAATCATCAACAATCGTTTCCTTTGTCATATGTTG GCTGGAATGTTTAACAGCAATTATCTTATTCCTAATTGCTGGAGCAAAGCAATATGGCATACGAATATCCAAG ATCGGAGGGAATGATACTTCACAATGGATGAGAGGGACCGGGAGTTGCTTCAAGGTTAAACGACTATTTGGTGTAGCAGCTGGATTAACCTGTATTAGTATCGGCGTTGGAATCAGAATTTACATAATTGTAGTTTCTGAAACGTATAAAATCAGAAATCAAACTACAAATGATATTACTGAACGTACCACTCTATCCAACAACAGTCTCTCCCGTCAAGTTGAAGCTTAA
- the LOC110786060 gene encoding putative RING-H2 finger protein ATL21A, whose protein sequence is MKINAQISCIPTSCSFNKQQQQQQQPNATVVVLIAYPFRIKDLQPESCGSGAPGFDVYCDNITTKLLLELPGGRNHFSIEYIDYNTKQIHLSDPNHCLPKLLMSSNNSLSPFRAAYRNEDFWVFSSPGNSSSRIYYRRLDQIHCLSGSNHTVISVLGGDIDLLFLPLRLNCRLLEIVFIPMDYSSRYQQPRVRLSNQTQIYLTWGSPAAAPPEKSGDPSASKMSKTWAALITAGSAISGLIIMIALPCCLCLCVSGLDQTTINSYPTLVVVEDNRREADGEICPICLNDYSPNHILKILPNCHHRFHVGCIDEWLRAKGNCPVCRTSPLPPDGASA, encoded by the exons ATGAAGATCAATGCTCAGATATCTTGCATCCCTACGAGTTGCTCCttcaacaaacaacaacaacaacaacaacaaccaaacGCGACAGTAGTAGTACTGATTGCGTATCCATTTCGTATAAAAGATCTCCAACCTGAGTCCTGTGGCTCTGGTGCACCAGGGTTTGACGTCTACTGCGACAACATCACAACTAAACTACTCCTTGAACTTCCTGGTGGTCGAAACCACTTCAGTATCGAATACATTGACTATAATACCAAACAAATTCACCTCTCTGATCCTAATCACTGTCTTCCCAAATTATTGATGTCTTCAAATAATAGTCTTTCTCCTTTTCGAGCAGCATATAGAAATGAGGATTTTTGGGTGTTTAGCTCTCCTGGGAATTCAAGCAGCAGAATTTACTACAGAAGATTGGATCAGATACATTGTCTTAGTGGATCAAATCATACAGTCATAAGTGTTCTTGGCGGAGATATTGatcttctttttcttccctTGCGTTTGAATTGCAGGCTGTTGGAGATTGTCTTTATACCGATGGATTATTCTAGTCGCTACCAACAACCACGGGTACGGCTGAGTAATCAAACACAGATTTACCTTACTTGGG GAAGCCCGGCGGCAGCTCCCCCTGAAAAATCTGGTGATCCATCAGCATCTAAAATGTCGAAAACCTGGGCAGCACTAATTACTGCTGGATCAGCGATCTCTGGATTGATAATTATGATCGCATTGCCTTGTTGCTTATGCCTTTGCG TATCAGGACTTGATCAGACAACAATCAATTCTTATCCAACACTGGTTGTAGTAGAAGATAACAGACGCGAAGCAGATGGTGAAATATGTCCTATTTGCTTGAATGATTACTCCCCTAATCACATTCTCAAGATACTACCAAATTGTCATCATCGTTTTCATGTTGGTTGTATTGATGAATGGCTTCGTGCTAAAGGTAACTGCCCTGTTTGCAGAACTTCTCCCCTTCCACCTGATGGTGCTTCAGCTTAA
- the LOC110786050 gene encoding uncharacterized protein has protein sequence MAAETSKELPDDCWGMIFNNLDDENNLESISLVSKRFLSITSSIRVSINVFSPSVETLSRLLQRFSNLKKIKLQSFTGDLNQAVLTIARSGLDLEELNMSGIRSLQKVCLQQLSSKMKNLKVLDCSPGALGDEDAISIADSFPQLEELQIACSSYDDNRKMIVVTDEGIDYLSSKLKKLRKINFYYNQHITDKSLVSLSSNCAFLEHITVSYCGVTENGISFLVKNSDQLKTLRLSAHFTVGSSGVTNFPPNLVFTNVGISDEFLYSIAEARIPLTSFSLIFCKSYTFDGISRLLHSYQSLNSLDLMGADFLTNEYVEYLSPFLHSLTSISLVDSPDLSDSAFIVLTQRCPLLRHLKMGMSSLGREECNYDGLMKNFAIKCLDLSSNSYLTTSSLKRILNISPEVEKIRLSSCFTRNNQLDVADILECNRGLVNMNLAACQLKVVSRKDAIISTLKVLDVKSSEITDEVLGMLVRMCPGLVHLDLEDCDELTEEGVKEVIKSCKKLRFLSLSACLNVDINIIAWIVDNSPSLRRLVSPSYSYPDNEEQRHFLQQGCLVSKVWCLELAAAGVVHQFLKSAGSDFSDQYRLIRCTRELLWL, from the exons ATGGCAGCAGAAACAAGCAAAGAACTGCCTGATGACTGTTGGGGGATGATCTTTAACAATCTCGACGATGAAAACAACCTGGAATCAATCTCTTTAGTCAGCAAGAGATTCCTGTCAATCACAAGTTCGATCCGAGTTAGCATAAATGTTTTCAGTCCATCAGTTGAAACACTCTCTCGTTTGCTGCAAAGATTTTCCAACCTCAAGAAGATAAAACTCCAGTCCTTCACAGGGGACCTTAATCAAGCTGTTCTTACGATAGCGCGATCTGGGTTAGACTTGGAAGAGTTGAATATGTCTGGAATTCGAAGTCTACAAAAAGTTTGTTTACAACAGTTGAGCTCAAAAATGAAAAATCTCAAGGTGCTGGATTGTTCACCAGGGGCACTAGGAGATGAAGATGCTATCAGTATAGCAGACTCATTCCCTCAGTTGGAGGAGCTTCAGATCGCGTGTTCGAGTTATGATGACAACAGAAAGATGATCGTTGTAACCGATGAAGGGATAGATTATCTGTCATCAAAGCTCAAGAAATTACGCAAGATAAACTTTTATTATAATCAACACATTACAGATAAGTCCCTTGTTTCCTTATCGTCAAATTGTGCGTTTCTTGAGCATATTACTGTCTCTTACTGCGGTGTGACGGAAAACGGTATTTCATTCCTTGTAAAAAATAGTGATCAATTGAAAACTTTGCGTCTAAGTGCACATTTTACGGTTGGATCATCTGGTGTCACTAACTTCCCTCCAAACTTAGTATTCACAAATGTGGGTATCTCCGACGAGTTTCTCTATTCTATTGCCGAAGCACGAATCCCTCTGACTAGTTTCTCTCTTATTTTCTGCAAAAGTTATACGTTTGATGGAATTTCAAGGCTCCTGCACTCGTATCAATCTCTAAATTCTTTAGACCTTATGGGAGCAGATTTCCTTACAAACGAGTATGTAGAGTACTTGTCTCCGTTTCTTCATAGCCTGACATCAATCTCTCTCGTTGATAGTCCTGATCTATCTGATTCAGCTTTTATTGTGCTCACTCAAAGATGCCCTCTTCTACGCCATCTTAAAATGGGAATGTCGAGCCTCGGTAGAGAAGAATGCAATTATGATGGCCTTATGAAGAACTTTGCAATAAAGTGCTTGGAtttatcatcaaattcatacTTGACCACTTCAAGTCTTAAAAGGATCCTCAACATTAGTCCCGAAGTGGAGAAGATTAGGCTATCTTCTTGTTTTACACGCAATAACCAACTGGATGTGGCTGATATCCTAGAGTGCAACAGGGGACTCGTGAACATGAACTTAGCCGCGTGCCAACTGAAAGTAGTATCCAGAAAAGACGCAATAATCTCAACGTTAAAGGTATTGGACGTAAAATCTTCAGAAATAACTGATGAAGTGTTAGGGATGTTGGTGAGGATGTGCCCTGGGCTGGTTCATTTGGATCTAGAGGATTGCGACGAGTTGACAGAAGAAGGGGTAAAAGAGGTGATAAAATCGTGTAAAAAACTGAGATTCTTAAGCCTTAGTGCTTGTTTGAATGTGGATATCAACATTATAGCCTGGATTGTGGATAACAGCCCATCCTTGAGACGACTCGTCTCACCATCTTACTCATACCCAGACAACGAAGAACAGAGACATTTCTTGCAGCAAGGTTGCCTTGTTAGTAAGG TATGGTGTCTAGAGCTTGCTGCAGCTGGTGTAGTGCATCAGTTTCTAAAGTCAGCAGGTTCGGACTTCTCAGATCAGTATAGGCTCATTAGGTGCACTCGTGAGCTGTTGTGGCTGTAG
- the LOC130469356 gene encoding uncharacterized protein, with protein sequence MFFLVQPYFILSQAAFTSPPHPNPWNFFPLFAIQALAMSIEDNSTNIRCGFPVTKKTYLINYTIVFMVVLSYTLVYSRLHGDSLVTAATSGKLEHFNGVFTVVISYTLVFPTSWNIPVS encoded by the exons ATGTTCTTCCTTGTTCAACCTTATTTCATTCTCTCTCAGGCAGCCTTCACCTCACCTCCTCACCCAAATCCTTGGAATTTCTTCCCATTGTTTGCAATTCAAGCACTTGCCATGTCAATTGAAGACAACTCGACCAATATAAG GTGTGGGTTTCCTGTTACGAAAAAGACTTATTTGATCAACTATACTATCGTCTTCATGGTGGTTCTCTCGTATACTCTCGTATACTCTCGTCTTCATGGTGATTCTCTTGTAACGGCTGCTACGTCAGGAAAACTAGAACATTTCAATGGCGTTTTCACGGTGGTTATCTCGTATACGCTCGTCTTTCCAACATCCTGGAACATCCCAGTTTCATAA
- the LOC130469454 gene encoding uncharacterized protein, whose translation MKGDNQHTQRKRKYIDAIYQAEDEANNSKLDLSLSIPSPESESEPVKRPPASSRPQRGRCNTARGGRTEAGRRVVKSETIPSPYPWATGRRATVHTLKYLLDNGIRIIFGEVQCKKCEKIYNIEYDVKEKFEGIASFVMDGLEGWHDRAPEQWATIKLPTCKFCGEEDSCKPILSEKKKSINWLFLLLGQLIGCCTLDQLKYFCKHTNIHRTGAKNRVLLYTYLALCKQLEPHLPFNYQAIP comes from the coding sequence ATGAAGGGCGATAACCAACATAcccaaagaaaaaggaaatacATTGACGCAATTTACCAAGCAGAAGATGAGGCTAATAATTCAAAACTCgacctttctctctctatccCTTCTCCAGAATCGGAATCGGAACCTGTTAAGAGGCCTCCTGCCTCATCTAGGCCACAACGTGGTCGATGTAACACGGCACGAGGCGGCCGAACCGAGGCTGGACGAAGGGTGGTCAAGAGTGAGACCATCCCGAGCCCGTACCCATGGGCTACGGGCCGGCGGGCCACGGTTCATACCTTGAAGTATTTACTAGATAATGGGATACGTATCATTTTTGGTGAAGTGCAATGCAAAAAGTGTGAGAAGATTTACAACATTGAGTATGATGTCAAAGAGAAGTTTGAAGGGATTGCTTCTTTCGTTATGGACGGGCTCGAGGGGTGGCACGACCGGGCCCCCGAGCAATGGGCCACGATTAAGCTTCCTACGTGCAAGTTTTGTGGAGAAGAAGATAGTTGTAAACCTATTTTATCCGAGAAGAAAAAATCTATCAATTGGTTGTTTTTGTTGCTAGGTCAACTTATAGGGTGTTGCACTTTGGATCAACTTAAGTATTTTTGTAAGCATACTAATATTCATCGAACCGGGGCGAAAAATCGGGTGCTTCTTTATACATATTTGGCATTGTGCAAGCAACTTGAGCCTCATCTTCCGTTCAATTATCAAGCTATTCCATGA